In one Acomys russatus chromosome X, mAcoRus1.1, whole genome shotgun sequence genomic region, the following are encoded:
- the Praf2 gene encoding PRA1 family protein 2, with protein MSEVRLPPLRTLDDFVLGSARLAAPDPGDPQRWCHRVINNLLYYQTNYLLCFCISLALAGYVRPLHTLLSALVVVVVLGILVWAAETRAAVRRCRRSHPAACLAAVLAFSLLILWAVGGAFTFLLCITMPVLLILLHASLRLRNLKNKIENKIESIGLKRTPMGLLLEALGQEQEAGS; from the exons ATGTCGGAGGTGCGGCTGCCACCGCTGCGCACCCTAGACGACTTTGTCTTGGGGTCTGCGCGTCTGGCGGCTCCTGATCCAGGGGATCCACAGCGATGGTGTCACCGCGTCATCAACAATCTCCTCTACTACCAAACCAATTACCTTCTCTGCTTCTGTATCAGCCTCGCTCTGGccgg GTACGTTCGTCCACTGCACACCCTCCTGAGTGCACTAGTAGTGGTGGTGGTCCTCGGGATCCTGGTGTGGGCTGCTGAAACGCGTGCAGCTGTGCGCCGCTGCCGTCGCAGccaccctgctgcctgcctggccGCGGTGCTTGCCTTTAGCCTCCTCATTCTCTGGGCCGTGGGCGGCGCTTTCACCTTCCTGCTCTGCATCACCATGCCGGTGCTTT TGATCCTGCTGCACGCTTCCCTGCGCCTGAGAAACCTTAAAAACAAGATTGAGAACAAGATCGAGAGCATTGGTCTAAAGAGGACGCCAATGGGACTGCTTCTCGAGGCACTGGGACAAGAACAGGAAGCTGGATCCTAG